TTCATGGCTTAGAAGGCGAATAATACCAACGGTACTGTATACATTAATCGATAGAAACTGAAAGAAAGAGGACACTGAATGAGCTGCCAATCCCCTATAGTGGTTGCCCTAGATTACCCAACCATGGTGCAATCTATTGAGATGGCGAAACGACTAGACCCTAACCAGTGTCGAGTTAAAGTCGGTAAAGAGCTGTTTACAACAGCTGGTCCTGTTATTTTAGACGAACTGCATAAATTGGGTTTTGATATTTTTCTTGATCTTAAATTCCATGACATTCCAAATACCGTGGCGAATGCGGTGAGTGCTGCGGCCAAAGCAGGGGTTTGGATGGTAAACATTCATGCGTCTGGTGGTCGCCGCATGATGGAAGCTTCCGCAAATGCATTACAGCAATTGTCTGATAACAAGACATTATTAATTGCGGTGACTGTGCTAACAAGTATGGACCAATCTGATCTTGTTGAAATTGGCATTGATGCAACGCCTGAGCAACACGTTAAACGCCTCGCTGCGTTGGCGAAATCGTCGGGAATGGATGGTGTTGTTTGTTCTGCACAAGAGTCCAGTATGCTGTCTACGGAGCTTGGTAAAGACTTTGTATTGGTTACGCCTGGGATTCGCCCTGCGGGTTCTGATCAGGGTGATCAAAAGCGTATTATGACGCCTGCTCAGGCCATGGCCGCGGGCAGTCATTATCTTGTTATGGGGCGTCCTATTACTCAGGCCAAGGATCCTATTGCTGTGTTAACTCAGGCGAATATGGATTTGGGCGTGATGGCGTAAATTACTCTTAATGAGTCTTGAAGTCTGAGAAAAAACCTTTTATTCTAAAAACCACTTATTAGTGTTGGCTTATTGGCGATACATTAAGTGGTTTTTTTTATTGGCAAGATGCCATGCCCCATTTTAAAAGGATGTTTATATGAAGAACTTAAATCGTATTTTTCGTGTCTGTGTTTTCCGCTCACTGTTTGTTATTTCCCTGGCTTTAACGCCTTTTTCACTTTTTGCCGCCACACCTTTGGATATTAATACCGCAACAGCTACTGAGCTTTCAGCGGTTATGTCTGGTATTGGTATAAAAAAAGCGGAAGCTATTATCGCTTATAGAGACGCCAACGGGCATTTTGAATCTATTAGTCAATTGGCAAGAGTAAAAGGAATCGGCCCTAAGACTATTGACCGTAATCACACGGTGATTCAAGTACTGGATGCGGACAATAAAATAAATTAAGCCTTAGTAAGTATGGAAGATAAGCTAACTTTTGGTTTGTTTATCTTCTAATGCTTGTATAGCTTGGTGCTGAGTGATAAACACTTGGCCAGTTAAGTTATCAAGTAACTTTGAATCTTTTAACCTATCCATCACTGGTCCTTTCACTTCCGATAAGTGCAGTTTTACATCAGAATCGGCTAAACGATCGACGATTTTTTCCAAACTTTGTAGCGCGCTTGCATCAATCATATTGACGGCGGTACACATTAGTATCAAATGTCTAATGGCCGTGTTTTGTGAAACCAAACTTTGTAATCTTTCTTCAAATACTCTGGCATTGGCAAAGAATAAGTTTTCGTCAATACGCACAGTAAGAATGCTTGGATGAGTTTCTACCGTAAAGCGTTGTACATTACGAAAATGCTCTGTCCCCGGTAGTCTGCCAACAATGGCGATGTGTGGGTGACTGGTATGCCATAGAAAACACAAAATCGAAAGAATTACGCCAACAATCAAGCCCGTTTCCATACCTTCAATCATTACGACGCTAAAGGTAATAATTAATAAGCTGGCCTCTTTTTTAGAAAAGCGCCATAAGTTGCGTAGGTCTTGTACACTGACCAACTGCATCATAGAGATAGAAATAATGGACGCTAAGATCGCTTTCGGTAAATAATAAAACAAAGGTGTTAGAAAGAGTAACGTGAGCAATATCAATAAGGCTGAAATAATGCCTGTCATTGGGCTTTTTGAACCACAATCTGCATTTAATACGGTACGAGAAAAACCACCAGTAACAGGAAATGCACCACACATTGCAGAACCTATATTGGCCAGACCAAGCCCTACAAGCTCCTGATTCGGGTCAATGTCTTGACGTCGTTTAGCGGCAAAGGATTGCGCCACGGATACCGAACCAATAAAGCCAACAATACTAATCAAAAAAGCGCTGGGTAATAACTCTTCGACTATCTTCCAGTTGATGCCTTCCATATTGAGCGTTAATGGTTTGATCGGCACGCTACCAATAATACTGACGCCCATGTTTTCAAGAGACAATAGAGCAACGGTTACTGTCGCTGCAACGACCACCAAAACAGGTCCTGATTTGCCAAACAATTGAATGGCTTGCGCTGAGCAGCCGAGACTTTTTAATAAGGTAGCAAAATAGCGACGCATCAATAAAAGAGAGGTGATAGACGCTAAACTTAGGATAAAAGTGGGTAAATTTATATTATTCACATGAAGGTACAGGCTATGCACTAGAGGTAACAAAGTGTCACCTTCAGATTGAATGCCTAACAGGTACTTGAGTTGCCCAATGACAATTAATAAGGCAGAGGCGCTAATAAAACCGGAGATCACAGGGTGGCTTAGTAGGTTGGTCAAAAAGCCCAAACGTAATAAGCTCAACACTAATAAAAACACACCAGACATGAAGGCTAATAGAATCGCTACAGTGGCGTATTGTTCGGTGCCAGAAACGGCAAAGGGCAAAACGGCAGAGGCGGTCATGACAGAGGTTAACGCCACGGGTCCCACTGCGAGTGAGCGACTGGTGCCAAATAAAGAATATAGAATAGAAGGTAAAATACTGGCATACAGCCCCGTAATAGCGGGTAAGCCTGCTAGCATGGCATAAGCTAAACTTTGTGGAATGACCATGATAGTGAAGACGATACTGGCGACGGTATCACTTTTTAAATCAGCATCTTGGTAGCTTTTGAGCCAAGTTAGCGCTGGTAAATATTTAGCAAATTTTTTCATGAGGTTCTGATGCCAAGTGATGGGAGTGTTAGGCTCTGTCTGCTATTTTCAGTCAGTAGTAAATTACCTGCTCGTACGCTCATTCTTTCTTAGTCACATGAGTCTTAGTGTGTTGAATATGGTACTTTTTTGGTGCCTTATTTGATAGGGCAGCGACCGATAAAATCTCATTAAGTTATAAGCTTATCTCTTTATGTGTTCATCTTGGAATTGAGGTCTTTTTAGACGACGTCTGAATAATGGAATTTGGTTGTTTTCAACGAGAAGGTGAACGGAAATACCAGACGCCGTAGGTAAAATTTGCTAGTCTGTTGAGTCGATTGTAAAGCTTAGGAAAAACCCGTGTCGCAAGAGTTTCAAATTGTTTCATCTTACTCACCCGCAGGCGATCAGCCAAAAGCCATCGAAAAATTGGTTCGTGGTGTAGAAGCTGGCTTGGCTCACCAGACTTTATTAGGTGTAACGGGCTCCGGTAAGACTTACACCATTGCCAATGTGATTTCTCAGGTTAAGCGTCCAACGATAGTCATGGTGCACAACAAAACCCTGGCGGCGCAGTTGTATGGGGAATTCAAAGAGTTCTTCCCGAACAACGCCGTAGAATATTTTGTGTCTTACTACGATTACTATCAGCCTGAAGCTTATGTGGCTGCATCAGATACCTTTATCGAAAAAGACTCGTCAGTCAATGAACACATAGAGCAAATGCGGCTGTCTGCCACTAAAGCGTTACTTGAACGAGAAGACGTTATTATTGTCGCAACCGTATCGGCGATCTATGGTTTGGGTGATCCTCAGTCTTATTTGAAAATGATGTTGCACTTGGATCGAGGTGATCGTATTGATCAGCGGGCAGTGTTGCGTCGCTTGGCTGAACTGCAATACACCCGCAATGACTTGGTTTTAGAGCGCGGTAATTTCCGAGTTCGTGGCGATGTTATTGAAGTTTTCCCTGCGGACTCTGAAGAGACGGCAATTCGTATCGAGCTTTTTGATGACGAAGTTGAAAACTTATCGATGATTGATCCTTTGACGAACAAAACTATTCGTAAAGTCCCCCGTGTCACTATTTATCCGAAAACGCACTATGTGACGCCAAAAGAAACGGTTGTTGCTGCCATTGAGCGAATTAAAGTTGAGTTAGATCAGCGCCTAGAGCAGCTTAAATCTTTGAACAAGCTGGTTGAGCTACAACGTCTAGAACAGCGTACTCGCTATGATTTAGAAATGATGCAAGAGCTGGGTTATTGTAATGGCATAGAGAACTACTCTCGTTATTTATCTGGTCGTGAAGAAGGCTCGCCGCCACCGACGTTATTTGATTACCTACCTGCGAACGCATTATTGGTTATCGATGAATCCCATGTGACGGTGTCGCAGATTGGGGCTATGTATAAAGGGGATCGTTCTCGTAAAGAAAACCTTGTTGAATATGGTTTTCGATTGCCTTCTGCGCTTGATAACCGACCAATGCGATTTGAAGAGTGGGAACAGATTAAACCGCAAACTATTTTCGTTTCAGCCACACCAGGGAAATACGAGGCAGAGCATCAAGACTGGGTAGTAGAGCAAATTGTTAGACCAACAGGTTTGATTGACCCCATTCTAGAAGTCCGACCTGTAGCGACTCAGGTAGACGATTTATTGTCTGAAATTAACCTAAGGGCGCCTATTGGTGAACGCGTTTTAGTCACTACGTTAACTAAACGTATGGCGGAAGATTTAAGTGATTATCTGAGCGACCATGGTGTTCGCGTGCGTTATTTGCACTCAGACATTGATACTGTAGAGCGAGTCGAGATCATTCGTGATCTACGCTTGGGTGAGTTTGACGTCTTAGTGGGTATCAACTTACTGCGGGAAGGATTGGACATTCCTGAAGTGAGTCTTGTGGCGATTCTTGATGCCGATAAAGAAGGCTTTTTACGCTCGGAAAAATCCCTGATCCAGACCATCGGTCGTGCGGCCCGTAACGTCAATGGTAAAGCCATTTTATACGCCGATCGCATTACCGGTTCAATGGAACGAGCGATCAGCGAAACAGATCGTCGTCGAGAAAAACAAAAAGCACACAACGAAGAGCATGGTATTACACCAGTAGGCATCACCAAATCCGTGGAAGATATCATGGAAGGGGCTTATAACCCAGGTGCAGGAAAGCGTGGTGGTAAAGCTAAAAAAGTGGCTGAAACAGCCAAAGATTATCAAGTGGAAAGCATGGAAGACGTAGCTCAGGTTCGTAAAGCTATGATCCAGTTGCAGAAAGAAATGATGCAAGCGTCTGAAGAGCTTAAATTCGAGCTGGCTGGTGGTTATCGAGATCAGATTCGTCAGTTGCAGAAAAAACTAAAAGACGTTGGTGAGTCGTAACTCTTGGATTCAAAGAAAAAGGAGCCTTGAATGGCCATTACCCTCAGAAGCTACAACATTATTCGTGTTATCGATAACGGTGTAATAGTGAACTGTACTGTGCTTGAAATGTGTTATGACTATGCTCTTGTTAAATTTAAAGATAAAAAATACAAGGTTCCTTATGGCTTGATTGATCAAGTAATCGGCCACGAACTGCTTGTCCCTTTAAGTGAATAACCTATTTAAAACAAAGGCTTCAAAAAACACGGAAGAAGGCTTGTCAAAACCAACTCTCTGCGTATAATAGCCAACACTTTTTAGGACTATAGCTCAGTTGGTTAGAGCGCATCCTTGACATGGATGAGGTCGGCAGTTCGAATCTGCCTAGCCCTACCAAATTATAAAGCCTCGACGGTTAGTGACTGCTCACAACGTCGGGGCTTTTTTGTATCTGCAAACTATAAAGTTAAACATTCCTAAACAAAACAAGCTGAAAATAGTTAATTCTTTTCTTATGATTCTTAATATTTGATCATCTAGTGTTCAGTTCATGTTCATTGTGTGGAATCTTTTGCGCGTAAGAGGTTTTTGAAGAATGGTAGGATGTCTAACCTAGTCTACTTTAGCCTTTTATTAGTAAAACCTTAGTTCAATAGTGGCGTCTGAAAATTCGTTCTTTAGGGACTCCGAAAACCCATTTAATTTTCGGAATGATGAATTAATAACCCAACACATTAGGCGCGGGTAAGACGGCACGAGCCTAACAGGTCACTTAATAGGGCTGTAAGCCAATAGTGGTAAGGCTTTGGCGGCTTTATTTGTTAGGCTGTTAAGCAATTAAGGTGTTTTTCTAAACTTAGAATTTAGGAAATTGCATTAGTCGCTTCTTGCTGGTGTTCTACACTCTCTTTATCTATTATTTAAAAATAAAGTTATAATAAAACACTTAATAGCCTAACAGAAACGGCTAGAACCCTTGATGGTATGGACCCACTTTAATAGACATCTCATAGCTATATAATAATAGGTAAACATGAGGTGAATTATGAGTGGAAAACGTTATACCGATGAGTTCAAAATTGAAGCCGTTAAACAAGTCACTGAGCGCGGCTATAAGATTGCAGAAGTGGCTGAGCGACTTGGCGTTAGTTACAAAAGTATGCATGATTGGATTGCCCGATACAGCAAACCAGAAGCGAATAGAAAAGCGGACGATTCAGTTCGACGCGACGAAGTTGCGCGACTTTATGGAGTTTCAGAGTCATTGTTTGAAGGTTTATCTCTTACTAAAAGAACAATCTATGCCTTACTGCCTTACTGCCTTACTGCCTTAAAGCGTTGGAAAAGTGATTCTTCGATTAAAAAATGAGGCATTAAAGATCTTAAAGCGAATTTTTGCTTTCCTTTAAATGTAAGTTTTGGGCGCTAGCAAAAAGTTACACGCTCAGCAGAGCGGAACCAAGCTTGCAAACTAGGAAGCGTTGAGAAGTAACAAATATACTTGAAGATCCAAAGAACAACCCCATTCTCCGCCTTCCCCTTGAAAACAAAAGGGGAAGGGACTTGGTGCTCAGTAAACGTTACCTTTTGTGTTTGAAAACCTGATGAAGTCAGCTCGACGCGACGAAGTTGCGCGACTTTATGGAATTTCAGAGTCAGTTAAAAATGCTCTTCTGATCAACACTAAAACGATCTATGTCTTACTGCCTTAGAGCATTGTATACGAAGCATTTGAATGACATTAAAAAACCATCTTATAGCATAAGATGGTTTTGGGTTTTACTTGAGGGGTGTAGGTTTAGTGGCTAATACCACTTCCTCCTACGACAGTAATATTATAAGGCGTTCCTTCAACGACTACGGTGTCGATTTCTGAGAAATCTTTTGTGCTAATGCGACGTACTAAACCAGCAATTGGGTCCGTCATGATGATTTCATCTCCCGCCATTGCTAGGCGCGGGCGTGGATCGTTCCAGTGTCCGTCCATGCTGTATGGTTTAGTGACACGTGCACTGTCTTCAATTTCACCGTTTAATAAGTTGATTCGGTGGATTTGTCCATCTTCTGTTAAGACATAAGCATTTTGGATTTTTACGGGGTCAAGAATGAAGTCAATACGTCGAAAGGGAAGTTCCACTAGCTGCATGTAAGGTGATTCTGTCGGATCGATGATAGCTAAGTTCTTGGCACCGTAGCTAGCTAAGAATACTTGGAATGATTTTGCGCCTTTAAGTGTGCCCGACATTTCGTCTTTGGGGAAGTTTGAAGGGTAAGGTAACATTTTATATTGAGTTTCGTTCTTACCTGATTTTGCTACTAGGACACCTTCCTCACAGCCGACCGCTAGGTAAGTGCCTGAAAAAGCTTCACCATGCAGTCCAGTACAGGTTTGCAAGTCTCCGGTCGGTGTTCCATCTGAACTTACGTTTTGTAAGCCAATACGTGGTGGCGCATGACCTTCTTCAGCCTCGTCCGATGCGATGCTTGATAACCAGTTGTCGCCCCAAGGTACAACGATGCCATGATGTGCATGTTTTTGGTGAATTTGTGTTTCTTTGATAGTGCCTTTGGCTAATTCAGCGTTGTCTAATACGCTGGCGTAACCGCCTTTGTCAAAGTTAATTGACACGCGATTACCATGGTCAATAACATGAAAGGGTCGTGGGCCCTGTATGGATGCTTTTACTGCCTCTGGGTCATGGATTTCGATATCTGCGTGATCACCATGATTATGGGTATGGAATCCTGATTGAATGAAATTTACCTGATCATGATCAGATTGTACGGCAACGATGACAGAGTTATCAGCAACAGAGTAAAGCTTTGTCTGCCCTATAGTATTGAATGTCCAATGCTTTTTTGGTGTATTTAAGTCAAAAGCGGTTACGCGAGGAGCGTCATGATCGCCAACAAATACGCGATAAAGTGTCACG
The Marinomonas maritima DNA segment above includes these coding regions:
- a CDS encoding ComEA family DNA-binding protein, whose amino-acid sequence is MKNLNRIFRVCVFRSLFVISLALTPFSLFAATPLDINTATATELSAVMSGIGIKKAEAIIAYRDANGHFESISQLARVKGIGPKTIDRNHTVIQVLDADNKIN
- the uvrB gene encoding excinuclease ABC subunit UvrB; this encodes MSQEFQIVSSYSPAGDQPKAIEKLVRGVEAGLAHQTLLGVTGSGKTYTIANVISQVKRPTIVMVHNKTLAAQLYGEFKEFFPNNAVEYFVSYYDYYQPEAYVAASDTFIEKDSSVNEHIEQMRLSATKALLEREDVIIVATVSAIYGLGDPQSYLKMMLHLDRGDRIDQRAVLRRLAELQYTRNDLVLERGNFRVRGDVIEVFPADSEETAIRIELFDDEVENLSMIDPLTNKTIRKVPRVTIYPKTHYVTPKETVVAAIERIKVELDQRLEQLKSLNKLVELQRLEQRTRYDLEMMQELGYCNGIENYSRYLSGREEGSPPPTLFDYLPANALLVIDESHVTVSQIGAMYKGDRSRKENLVEYGFRLPSALDNRPMRFEEWEQIKPQTIFVSATPGKYEAEHQDWVVEQIVRPTGLIDPILEVRPVATQVDDLLSEINLRAPIGERVLVTTLTKRMAEDLSDYLSDHGVRVRYLHSDIDTVERVEIIRDLRLGEFDVLVGINLLREGLDIPEVSLVAILDADKEGFLRSEKSLIQTIGRAARNVNGKAILYADRITGSMERAISETDRRREKQKAHNEEHGITPVGITKSVEDIMEGAYNPGAGKRGGKAKKVAETAKDYQVESMEDVAQVRKAMIQLQKEMMQASEELKFELAGGYRDQIRQLQKKLKDVGES
- a CDS encoding SulP family inorganic anion transporter, producing the protein MKKFAKYLPALTWLKSYQDADLKSDTVASIVFTIMVIPQSLAYAMLAGLPAITGLYASILPSILYSLFGTSRSLAVGPVALTSVMTASAVLPFAVSGTEQYATVAILLAFMSGVFLLVLSLLRLGFLTNLLSHPVISGFISASALLIVIGQLKYLLGIQSEGDTLLPLVHSLYLHVNNINLPTFILSLASITSLLLMRRYFATLLKSLGCSAQAIQLFGKSGPVLVVVAATVTVALLSLENMGVSIIGSVPIKPLTLNMEGINWKIVEELLPSAFLISIVGFIGSVSVAQSFAAKRRQDIDPNQELVGLGLANIGSAMCGAFPVTGGFSRTVLNADCGSKSPMTGIISALLILLTLLFLTPLFYYLPKAILASIISISMMQLVSVQDLRNLWRFSKKEASLLIITFSVVMIEGMETGLIVGVILSILCFLWHTSHPHIAIVGRLPGTEHFRNVQRFTVETHPSILTVRIDENLFFANARVFEERLQSLVSQNTAIRHLILMCTAVNMIDASALQSLEKIVDRLADSDVKLHLSEVKGPVMDRLKDSKLLDNLTGQVFITQHQAIQALEDKQTKS
- the pyrF gene encoding orotidine-5'-phosphate decarboxylase, whose amino-acid sequence is MSCQSPIVVALDYPTMVQSIEMAKRLDPNQCRVKVGKELFTTAGPVILDELHKLGFDIFLDLKFHDIPNTVANAVSAAAKAGVWMVNIHASGGRRMMEASANALQQLSDNKTLLIAVTVLTSMDQSDLVEIGIDATPEQHVKRLAALAKSSGMDGVVCSAQESSMLSTELGKDFVLVTPGIRPAGSDQGDQKRIMTPAQAMAAGSHYLVMGRPITQAKDPIAVLTQANMDLGVMA